In Candidatus Woesearchaeota archaeon, a genomic segment contains:
- a CDS encoding HAD-IB family phosphatase, giving the protein MKYKLVCFDVDGTLVDNIEFSWQLFHDYFHTDTKKREKAREDFFNGKIKYIEWAEHDIQLWIEKKARKKDFLSAMKESDIRLMAGAKETLGELRNKGYKLAIISGSINIILEYLLPEYQSIFDDIFLSRLYFGKEGNITKVQATEYDMDGKAKALKNIAKREKIKLSECVFIGDHHNDVKIAREAGLSIAFNPKDEELKKAADTVINKKDLREILKYIR; this is encoded by the coding sequence ATGAAATACAAACTTGTCTGCTTTGATGTTGACGGCACATTAGTTGATAATATTGAGTTCTCATGGCAGCTGTTCCATGATTATTTTCACACCGATACTAAAAAGAGGGAAAAAGCCAGGGAAGATTTTTTTAATGGAAAGATAAAATACATAGAATGGGCCGAACACGACATACAGCTCTGGATAGAGAAGAAAGCCAGGAAAAAGGATTTCTTAAGTGCTATGAAAGAATCTGATATAAGATTGATGGCAGGGGCAAAAGAGACACTAGGCGAGCTAAGGAATAAAGGATACAAGCTGGCCATAATCTCCGGCTCTATAAATATAATATTAGAGTACCTTCTTCCTGAATATCAGTCAATTTTTGACGACATCTTTCTTTCAAGGCTTTATTTTGGTAAGGAAGGAAACATAACAAAAGTGCAGGCAACAGAATATGACATGGATGGCAAGGCAAAGGCGCTTAAGAATATAGCAAAGAGGGAAAAAATAAAGTTATCCGAATGTGTCTTTATAGGAGACCATCACAACGATGTAAAGATAGCCCGGGAAGCAGGCCTGTCCATCGCCTTTAACCCAAAAGACGAGGAATTAAAAAAAGCCGCAGACACAGTGATTAATAAGAAGGATTTAAGGGAGATACTCAAATATATCAGATAA